A region of Deltaproteobacteria bacterium IMCC39524 DNA encodes the following proteins:
- a CDS encoding N-acetylmuramoyl-L-alanine amidase, with protein sequence MPRFTLQSFCLFIFLLVAVLPASALVEIGRPGEESLVVEDVYLREGTAFVSIDDVMAALALEGEWNSVAHVYVIKTPHGRAIISPGSQYLKLGDNFIPISHRPRFIDGKLQISEVFLLQQLAPLLTEPIHYRNHNPPAPTQNEDPLDRLFAFLLRKKEPVADGSKWTVSIDPGHGGEDSGALGLNGSKEKAVTLAVGQRLEKLLKMHQDAPVVLTRDGDYALDMDRRLEVVAQGQSDVLISLHAQAFFSEEASGVNLYVQPQTERDVPDGLVVENSSLKLAERLREKLQKNGFDVNAIKELPIYPLGRGDLPRVLVEMGSLSNSIDFTTLQDPIRQQDFARALFDGLQAFFDSFSGVNQ encoded by the coding sequence ATGCCTCGCTTTACACTGCAATCATTCTGTCTGTTCATTTTTCTGCTTGTGGCCGTTTTGCCGGCCAGTGCTCTTGTTGAAATTGGTCGCCCCGGTGAAGAGTCTCTGGTGGTTGAGGATGTCTACCTGCGTGAGGGAACGGCCTTTGTTTCCATCGATGATGTTATGGCGGCCCTCGCTTTGGAGGGTGAATGGAATTCTGTCGCCCATGTTTATGTCATTAAAACTCCGCATGGCCGGGCCATTATATCCCCCGGGAGTCAGTATCTGAAGTTGGGTGACAACTTTATCCCGATCTCTCATCGTCCACGCTTTATCGACGGCAAACTGCAAATTTCAGAAGTCTTTCTGCTGCAGCAGTTGGCACCTCTGCTGACAGAGCCTATTCACTATCGCAATCATAATCCTCCCGCGCCGACACAAAATGAGGACCCCCTCGATCGTCTCTTTGCTTTCCTGTTGCGCAAGAAAGAGCCGGTCGCTGATGGCAGCAAGTGGACGGTTTCCATTGATCCCGGACATGGCGGAGAGGATAGCGGAGCGCTGGGCTTGAACGGTAGTAAAGAGAAGGCTGTGACGCTCGCTGTCGGCCAGCGACTGGAAAAGCTTCTGAAGATGCATCAGGATGCACCGGTTGTTCTGACGCGTGACGGAGATTACGCTCTCGACATGGACCGTCGGCTTGAAGTTGTTGCACAGGGCCAGTCTGATGTGTTGATCTCCTTGCATGCCCAGGCGTTTTTCTCTGAAGAGGCTTCAGGCGTCAATCTTTATGTCCAGCCGCAAACCGAGCGCGATGTTCCCGATGGTCTGGTTGTGGAGAACTCCAGTTTGAAGCTCGCTGAAAGGTTACGTGAAAAGCTGCAGAAAAACGGCTTTGACGTTAACGCTATTAAAGAGCTTCCGATTTATCCCCTTGGACGAGGTGACTTGCCTCGCGTACTGGTAGAGATGGGCAGCTTGAGCAACTCTATCGACTTTACCACCTTGCAGGATCCGATTCGTCAACAGGATTTCGCCCGCGCTCTCTTTGATGGTTTGCAGGCGTTTTTCGATAGCTTCTCTGGAGTCAATCAATGA
- a CDS encoding succinate dehydrogenase cytochrome b subunit has translation MQLTQSSVGRKIIMAVTGIVLVGFVCVHLLGNSSMFVGADAINAYAQKLHSLGPFVWVFRLVMLVAFALHIAFGIQLTLENKAATPEANVQVKRLKTGFGAETMIVSGLVMLAFVIYHLLHFTVRVTNPEIYVPLGDHGMVDVYFMVVNGFKSVLPVIIYLAGMLFLFLHVSHGFQSLFQTLGLSNDKSLPVTGMVSKLVGFVLLLGYIAIPLSIVFGCIKL, from the coding sequence ATGCAACTGACGCAAAGTTCTGTGGGCAGAAAGATCATCATGGCCGTTACCGGCATCGTGTTGGTCGGCTTTGTTTGTGTGCACCTCCTGGGCAATTCGTCCATGTTTGTCGGTGCAGACGCAATCAACGCTTATGCGCAGAAGCTGCACAGTCTCGGACCATTCGTCTGGGTCTTCCGGCTGGTTATGCTGGTAGCTTTTGCTTTACACATCGCTTTTGGGATCCAGTTAACACTGGAGAACAAGGCCGCAACCCCCGAGGCGAATGTTCAAGTTAAACGCCTGAAGACAGGTTTCGGTGCCGAAACCATGATCGTTTCGGGCCTGGTGATGTTGGCTTTTGTCATCTATCACCTGCTGCACTTCACCGTTCGAGTGACTAATCCTGAGATCTACGTTCCGCTCGGTGACCATGGCATGGTCGATGTCTACTTCATGGTGGTCAATGGGTTCAAGAGTGTCTTGCCGGTCATTATTTATCTCGCCGGTATGCTCTTCCTGTTCCTGCACGTCAGTCACGGCTTCCAAAGCCTGTTCCAGACTCTGGGACTGAGCAATGACAAGTCACTCCCGGTCACGGGAATGGTCAGCAAATTGGTTGGTTTTGTTCTCCTCCTGGGGTACATCGCCATTCCTTTGTCGATCGTTTTCGGCTGCATCAAGCTTTAG
- a CDS encoding YchJ family protein: protein MNSCPCGSGNDYAACCEPIISGTKKADTAEQTMRARYSAHVKVEVDFIYNSTHPKHREGYDHKGTRKWAEESEWYGLEIVSTSQGGPEDKQGEVEFIAKFRDKEGRRSHHERGQFKREKGTWLFTEGERVKSQPITANKIGRNDPCSCGSSKKYKKCCG, encoded by the coding sequence ATGAACAGCTGTCCATGCGGAAGTGGCAATGATTACGCTGCCTGCTGCGAACCGATCATAAGCGGCACGAAGAAGGCCGACACAGCAGAACAAACGATGCGGGCGCGTTATTCAGCTCATGTAAAAGTCGAGGTCGACTTCATTTACAACAGCACCCATCCCAAACATCGAGAAGGCTACGATCACAAGGGAACACGCAAGTGGGCCGAGGAATCGGAATGGTATGGCCTGGAGATTGTCAGCACCAGCCAAGGTGGCCCCGAAGACAAGCAAGGGGAAGTGGAATTTATTGCCAAATTCCGCGACAAAGAAGGTCGACGCAGCCATCACGAGCGAGGTCAATTCAAACGCGAGAAGGGAACATGGCTGTTCACAGAAGGTGAGAGGGTCAAATCTCAGCCGATAACCGCAAACAAAATCGGTCGCAATGATCCATGCAGTTGTGGCAGCAGCAAGAAATATAAAAAGTGCTGCGGGTAA
- a CDS encoding heavy metal translocating P-type ATPase, with protein MTTKAEITLPIYGMSCQKCVAKVSAALQAVDGVSAVVVSLEEQQGRVQVVGGGPGREELLGVVVATGFQVVAPIAKDEAETAENRAPENSVKMEKKRTSTFFLQGMTCANCAQTIEKGLARMPGVSSATVNFAAEKLSVSYDPNLVQSTDLILKVDALGYRAAAEDSEDLHEGRRQLYWLIFAASLSLPIMPLMWFTPFGSATLYLICGLSTLVQFSAGLTFYRSAMKSLKNLSTNMDVLVAMGITAAYGYSLLAFFHIFGLFGEVFFETSAMLITFIRFGKWLEARAKGKASQALKTLLNLQADRALLLVDGKEEEVPASQLRVGDQVVVRPGEKIPVDGIVVEGSSAVDEAMVTGESLPAEKVPGAEVTGATINTCGRLVVEATRVGSETVLAQIVRMVEEAQGDKAPIQRLADAVSNWFVPVVVVISTLTFITWYSLVDAGFLFAFKMAIAVLVIACPCALGLATPTAIMVGSSVGLSAGILFKKASVLENISRLQVILLDKTGTLTKGAFSVTDLQSVDAVSDAELLKYAAAVEAASSHPLARAVVEHAESNAVTYPSVGDVEEVGGYGLVCQVDGARLLAGSHRLMERESIDVAAFQDQVNAWAEVGKSVIYVARDGQAMGVLALADTIKEGAAETISRLRQLGLETVMMTGDRLAAADAVASQLGIDLVEAEVLPADKLNVVRRYQEKGRRTGMVGDGINDAPALAQADVGIAIGSGTDVAKETGDLVLVKGDIRDVERSIRLGRKTLAKIKQNLFWAFFYNVVGIPIAAGLLYPAFGIVLKPEFAGLAMAFSSVSVVTNSLLLKRFAGKL; from the coding sequence TTGACCACAAAAGCTGAAATCACTTTGCCGATCTACGGCATGAGCTGTCAAAAGTGTGTTGCCAAGGTCTCTGCGGCCTTGCAGGCGGTGGACGGGGTGAGTGCGGTTGTGGTCTCGTTAGAAGAGCAACAGGGTCGAGTTCAGGTTGTGGGTGGAGGCCCTGGTCGCGAAGAGCTGCTGGGTGTCGTTGTCGCTACGGGCTTTCAGGTCGTGGCACCTATTGCCAAGGATGAAGCTGAGACAGCAGAGAACCGTGCTCCCGAGAATTCCGTCAAGATGGAAAAAAAACGCACGAGTACATTTTTCTTGCAGGGAATGACTTGCGCCAATTGTGCGCAAACCATTGAAAAAGGCCTCGCCAGAATGCCTGGTGTCTCTTCGGCCACTGTCAACTTTGCTGCCGAAAAACTCTCTGTTAGCTATGATCCCAATCTCGTGCAAAGCACTGATCTGATCCTCAAGGTCGACGCTCTCGGGTATCGCGCTGCCGCCGAAGATTCCGAAGATCTGCATGAAGGTCGCAGACAACTCTATTGGCTGATTTTTGCCGCCAGCCTGTCACTGCCGATCATGCCGCTGATGTGGTTCACCCCTTTCGGTTCCGCAACTCTCTATCTCATCTGTGGTCTGTCGACTCTGGTTCAGTTCAGTGCCGGTTTAACTTTTTATCGCAGCGCCATGAAATCGCTTAAAAATCTTTCGACCAATATGGATGTGCTGGTCGCTATGGGGATCACTGCCGCCTATGGCTATTCGCTGCTGGCCTTCTTTCATATCTTTGGTCTTTTCGGTGAAGTTTTTTTCGAAACCAGCGCTATGCTGATCACCTTTATCCGTTTCGGCAAGTGGCTGGAAGCCCGTGCGAAAGGGAAGGCCAGCCAGGCGTTGAAAACGCTTTTAAACCTGCAGGCCGATCGCGCCCTGCTGCTGGTGGATGGCAAGGAAGAGGAAGTGCCTGCCAGTCAGCTGCGGGTCGGTGACCAGGTGGTGGTCCGCCCCGGTGAGAAAATCCCTGTGGATGGCATTGTTGTGGAAGGTTCTTCGGCAGTTGATGAGGCGATGGTCACAGGTGAATCGCTGCCGGCGGAAAAAGTGCCGGGAGCCGAGGTTACCGGAGCGACGATCAACACCTGTGGCCGGCTGGTTGTTGAAGCGACCCGGGTTGGCAGTGAAACAGTGCTGGCGCAGATTGTGCGCATGGTCGAAGAGGCCCAGGGCGATAAAGCGCCGATCCAGAGATTGGCTGATGCGGTCTCCAACTGGTTTGTGCCGGTTGTCGTGGTCATTTCAACCCTGACTTTTATCACCTGGTACAGCCTGGTCGATGCCGGCTTCCTGTTTGCCTTTAAGATGGCGATTGCTGTCCTGGTGATTGCCTGCCCCTGTGCTCTTGGCCTGGCCACACCAACGGCGATTATGGTGGGCAGTTCCGTTGGCCTTTCAGCCGGGATTCTTTTCAAAAAGGCTTCGGTTTTGGAAAACATCTCGCGCTTGCAGGTGATCCTGCTCGATAAAACCGGAACTCTGACCAAAGGCGCGTTTTCCGTGACTGATTTGCAGAGCGTAGATGCTGTTAGTGACGCTGAGTTGCTCAAGTACGCGGCCGCCGTGGAGGCGGCCAGCAGTCATCCCCTCGCCAGGGCCGTTGTCGAGCATGCCGAGAGCAATGCGGTCACTTACCCGTCGGTTGGTGATGTTGAGGAAGTGGGCGGCTACGGTCTGGTCTGCCAGGTTGATGGTGCTCGGCTTCTGGCTGGAAGCCATCGCTTGATGGAACGTGAGTCGATCGACGTTGCGGCTTTTCAAGATCAGGTCAACGCCTGGGCCGAGGTTGGCAAGTCTGTGATTTATGTGGCCAGGGACGGGCAGGCGATGGGCGTCCTTGCTCTGGCTGACACGATCAAGGAAGGGGCCGCAGAAACAATCTCCCGATTACGGCAGCTCGGTTTGGAAACGGTCATGATGACCGGAGACCGGCTGGCTGCAGCCGATGCAGTTGCCTCTCAACTGGGCATTGACCTTGTTGAAGCCGAAGTCTTGCCTGCCGACAAACTCAACGTGGTGAGGCGCTACCAGGAGAAGGGCAGACGGACCGGTATGGTTGGAGACGGTATCAACGATGCTCCGGCTTTGGCTCAGGCTGATGTCGGCATTGCGATTGGCAGTGGTACCGATGTCGCCAAGGAAACCGGTGACCTGGTTTTGGTTAAAGGGGATATCCGTGATGTCGAGCGTAGTATCCGCCTTGGCCGTAAGACACTTGCCAAAATCAAACAGAACCTGTTTTGGGCATTCTTCTATAATGTTGTTGGCATCCCGATAGCTGCAGGCCTGCTCTACCCGGCTTTCGGTATTGTCCTCAAACCGGAGTTCGCCGGACTGGCCATGGCTTTCTCGAGTGTGTCTGTGGTGACAAATAGTTTGCTGCTAAAGAGGTTTGCCGGAAAACTTTGA
- the rnhA gene encoding ribonuclease HI, producing the protein MKTINQPAESRISSEPAETPRELYLLDGSSYIYRAYYGYRDLATSTGMPTNAVFGFTKMLLNLLQEKQPDYLAIIFDPPREETFRRELYPEYKANRDAMPEDLADQIQYIRKILQALNISTMKIAGFEADDVIATLARRYTSEELQVTVVTGDKDLMQIVDQKISLLDTMKDKRSGPQEVLERFGVPAESVPDVLGLAGDTSDNIPGVPGVGEKTAAELVRRFGSLEDVLKWKHLVSGKKRKENLQLYADQARLSKTLATVRYDVELDVSLDDLARQEPNLMTLIPLLRELEFEALEIAFTAPAPGVVELYSDGSGTDSGPGGFGVVLRYAGHEKELSGYEPESTSQRMELIAAIKGLEALNNRSRVHVFSDSQYLVQGMVKWIHNWTRNGRLEEPGALANQDLWKQLEILSKQHEISWEWVRGHSGHPFNERCDKLAKRAVEVNIRKTEETHSPEKAVAFEEAVAEPLPPVKQESVPVREESEFDSDEDGQLRLC; encoded by the coding sequence ATGAAAACAATAAATCAACCCGCTGAGAGCCGCATATCATCAGAGCCGGCAGAGACGCCTCGAGAACTCTACCTGCTCGATGGATCGAGCTACATATATCGGGCCTACTACGGCTACAGAGATCTTGCGACCTCGACCGGCATGCCAACCAATGCCGTCTTCGGCTTCACAAAGATGCTCCTGAATCTTCTTCAGGAGAAGCAACCCGATTACCTGGCCATCATCTTTGATCCTCCCAGAGAAGAGACCTTTCGGAGAGAGCTCTACCCAGAGTACAAAGCAAATCGGGACGCCATGCCTGAAGACCTGGCCGACCAGATTCAGTACATCAGGAAAATTCTGCAGGCACTCAATATTTCAACGATGAAAATTGCCGGCTTTGAGGCTGACGATGTCATTGCGACGCTGGCGCGACGCTATACCAGCGAAGAACTGCAGGTGACCGTCGTTACCGGCGACAAAGACTTGATGCAGATTGTCGACCAAAAGATCTCCCTGCTGGACACCATGAAGGATAAACGTTCCGGCCCCCAGGAGGTTCTTGAGCGCTTCGGGGTCCCCGCAGAAAGTGTACCAGACGTACTGGGGTTGGCCGGAGACACCTCGGACAACATTCCGGGTGTTCCCGGGGTTGGTGAGAAGACCGCAGCCGAACTGGTTCGACGCTTTGGCTCACTCGAAGATGTCCTCAAATGGAAACATCTGGTGAGTGGCAAAAAACGAAAGGAGAACCTGCAACTCTATGCCGACCAGGCCAGACTATCGAAAACTCTTGCAACAGTCCGCTACGATGTTGAGCTAGACGTTTCTCTTGACGATCTCGCAAGACAGGAACCGAACCTTATGACCTTGATACCCTTGTTGCGCGAGCTGGAGTTCGAGGCTTTGGAAATTGCTTTTACAGCACCGGCTCCGGGTGTGGTTGAGCTCTACAGTGACGGCTCGGGCACGGACTCAGGCCCCGGTGGATTTGGTGTCGTGCTGCGCTATGCAGGTCACGAAAAAGAGTTGAGTGGTTATGAACCTGAGTCGACATCGCAACGGATGGAGCTGATCGCTGCGATCAAGGGTCTGGAGGCCCTGAATAACCGCAGCAGGGTTCATGTGTTCAGCGACTCCCAGTATCTCGTCCAGGGCATGGTCAAATGGATTCACAACTGGACTCGCAATGGACGACTGGAAGAACCGGGGGCACTCGCCAACCAGGATCTCTGGAAACAGCTTGAAATTCTCTCCAAACAACATGAAATATCCTGGGAATGGGTTCGTGGGCACTCAGGGCACCCGTTCAATGAACGTTGTGACAAGCTGGCCAAGCGTGCAGTCGAAGTCAATATCAGAAAGACTGAAGAGACCCATTCACCCGAGAAGGCCGTGGCGTTCGAAGAGGCCGTAGCCGAGCCTTTACCGCCGGTCAAACAGGAATCGGTTCCGGTCAGGGAAGAGTCAGAATTCGACAGTGACGAGGATGGTCAACTACGCTTGTGTTGA
- a CDS encoding nucleoside recognition protein, giving the protein MMTILYEAILGGLMLCGKLVIIVVPLVAAFEVLRYVRVFRDLGSRTEPAMRCLGLGKSAVLPLFTGIFLGIAYGAGIIIRSAATGQMDKRELFLTGLFLATCHAVIEDVLIFVVLGGDAVVMLGLRLALAIFLTSLLAWLWKPQEGSFGPEV; this is encoded by the coding sequence ATGATGACGATCCTCTATGAGGCCATCCTCGGCGGATTGATGCTATGTGGTAAGCTGGTAATCATAGTCGTGCCACTGGTAGCAGCCTTTGAAGTCCTGCGTTATGTCAGAGTGTTTCGTGACCTCGGTTCACGGACCGAACCGGCTATGCGTTGTCTTGGCTTGGGAAAATCTGCTGTTCTGCCGCTCTTTACCGGGATATTCCTCGGCATCGCTTATGGCGCTGGCATTATCATTCGTTCGGCGGCTACCGGGCAGATGGATAAGCGCGAGCTTTTTCTTACGGGACTCTTTCTGGCCACCTGCCATGCTGTGATTGAAGACGTTTTGATCTTTGTTGTTTTAGGCGGCGATGCTGTTGTCATGCTTGGTCTGCGACTCGCCTTGGCCATCTTCTTAACCAGCCTGCTGGCCTGGCTCTGGAAACCTCAAGAGGGATCATTCGGTCCGGAGGTTTGA
- a CDS encoding GAF domain-containing protein, translated as MIQSNTNEYFRLFFETAQAILSASSLQETLDSLVQRTVAALEIKAGGLRLIDEESHNLKQVSSFGLSETYLNKGALNADQSIPEVLDGLVVYVKDACSDPRIQYPEAMRAEGIASVLSVPVIASDKVIGVLRLYSAEPHDYSDEDIEFVSALAEMGGMAIVNARIYQDKDEQLASLFEEIGVDLPTTVEAVIQELSVSAVQEIDPSKSLGYFRTLHEITSAVLSTLDSKEVVQLIVDKVISIMQVKASALRLRNETTHELELIATSGLSETFLAKGQPHTDQSISETLAGRPVLITDTANDPRLEYPVETVAEGIASILSMPIIAQQRVVGVLRLYSAEKRLYSQEEITFLSALAEISGIAIMNAKIYEKTNNDLSFWTATLGYMQD; from the coding sequence ATGATCCAGTCCAACACCAACGAATATTTCAGACTCTTTTTCGAAACGGCCCAGGCGATTCTTTCTGCTAGCAGCTTGCAGGAAACTCTCGATTCTCTGGTGCAACGTACTGTTGCTGCTCTGGAGATTAAAGCGGGCGGCTTGCGACTGATTGATGAGGAGAGCCATAACCTGAAACAGGTTTCATCGTTCGGTTTAAGTGAAACCTATTTGAATAAAGGCGCGCTTAATGCTGACCAGAGTATCCCTGAAGTGTTGGATGGGCTGGTCGTTTATGTCAAGGACGCCTGTAGCGACCCTCGTATCCAGTACCCGGAGGCCATGCGCGCAGAAGGGATCGCTTCTGTTCTGTCGGTGCCTGTTATTGCCAGCGATAAAGTGATTGGTGTGTTGCGCCTCTATAGCGCGGAGCCTCATGATTACAGTGATGAGGATATCGAGTTCGTCTCGGCTCTTGCTGAAATGGGCGGTATGGCGATTGTCAATGCACGGATTTATCAGGATAAGGATGAGCAGCTTGCATCCCTGTTCGAAGAGATAGGTGTAGACCTGCCGACGACGGTTGAAGCGGTAATCCAGGAGCTCAGCGTCTCTGCCGTCCAGGAGATTGATCCGAGTAAGAGTCTGGGCTATTTCCGCACGCTGCATGAAATCACCAGTGCGGTTCTCTCGACTCTTGATTCCAAAGAGGTTGTCCAGCTGATTGTTGATAAGGTGATCAGCATCATGCAGGTTAAAGCGAGCGCGCTGCGCCTGAGGAATGAAACAACCCATGAGCTTGAGCTGATCGCCACGTCTGGTCTGAGTGAGACGTTCCTGGCCAAAGGGCAACCGCACACTGACCAGAGTATCAGCGAGACCCTGGCCGGAAGGCCCGTTCTGATTACTGACACCGCCAATGATCCGCGCCTGGAATACCCTGTTGAAACCGTTGCCGAAGGGATTGCTTCGATTCTCTCCATGCCGATCATCGCCCAGCAACGTGTGGTTGGCGTTCTCCGCCTTTACAGTGCCGAGAAGAGACTCTACAGCCAGGAGGAGATTACCTTCCTCTCTGCCTTGGCTGAGATCTCTGGTATCGCCATCATGAATGCGAAAATCTACGAAAAAACCAACAATGACCTGTCTTTCTGGACGGCGACTCTTGGCTACATGCAGGACTGA
- the rph gene encoding ribonuclease PH yields MSSTLPARHDGRRANQLRQVKIERGFTRYAEGSVLICFGETRVLCNASVEEKVPSFMRGQGRGWVTAEYSMLPRATQTRSGREAARGKLGGRTMEIQRLIGRALRAIVDFELLGERTIVIDCDVLQADGGTRTASITGAWIALADAVETLLEQGLIKKSPLKDSVAAISSGIFKGQPVLDLDYVEDSGAEVDMNFVMTGEGRFVEVQGTAEEEPFTADQLDSLRELASHGCRELTTLQLDALK; encoded by the coding sequence ATGAGTTCTACTCTACCCGCCCGTCACGATGGCCGTCGGGCCAATCAGCTTCGCCAGGTTAAGATCGAACGTGGTTTTACTCGCTATGCGGAAGGCTCGGTGCTGATCTGTTTCGGAGAAACGCGAGTCCTCTGTAACGCTTCTGTTGAAGAGAAGGTGCCATCATTCATGCGCGGCCAGGGTCGTGGTTGGGTGACCGCCGAATACAGCATGCTGCCACGTGCGACGCAAACCCGCTCCGGGCGTGAAGCCGCTCGTGGCAAGCTGGGTGGCCGGACTATGGAGATCCAGAGACTGATCGGTCGGGCTTTACGCGCCATCGTCGATTTCGAGTTGCTTGGAGAACGTACTATCGTCATTGACTGTGATGTCCTGCAGGCCGACGGGGGAACCCGTACTGCTTCAATCACCGGGGCCTGGATTGCTCTTGCCGACGCGGTAGAAACGCTACTCGAGCAGGGGCTGATCAAAAAGTCGCCTTTGAAAGACAGCGTTGCAGCGATCAGTTCGGGAATTTTTAAGGGCCAGCCGGTCCTCGACCTCGACTACGTTGAAGACTCCGGCGCCGAGGTTGACATGAACTTTGTAATGACCGGTGAGGGTCGGTTTGTCGAAGTTCAAGGTACGGCAGAAGAGGAGCCTTTTACAGCCGACCAACTGGATTCACTACGGGAGTTGGCCAGTCATGGTTGTCGTGAGTTGACGACACTACAGCTGGATGCCCTCAAGTAA
- a CDS encoding DHH family phosphoesterase, giving the protein MDCNKSHSKEFSTEIIEGLRGKGSILIVTHDHPDPDALAAAVALQHLILVKTGQEATIAFGGVIGRRENLVMVNELEIKTKSIDDLDLDTFNAICMVDTQPGTGNNSYPADRRVDLVIDHHQIKECTQASRWVDVRPEYGASASILFEYLQSQEVKIATKLATILFYAIKSETEDLGRDWTKSDRDAYLKLMPLCNNRILHEITHPKSSRVYFKYFDTGIKNAKIYGNALIFNLYLIDHPEIVAEIADFLMRVEGIEIVLGIGCYHEEGVLSMRTSHQETHAGILMQKIVEGLGTGGGHSMTAGGQVRSLPAERRSLGALEYDLAGRLLAALGREHSEPELLVNH; this is encoded by the coding sequence ATGGACTGTAACAAATCTCACTCTAAAGAGTTCTCTACGGAGATTATAGAAGGACTTCGTGGCAAGGGGTCAATCCTGATTGTCACCCACGATCATCCTGATCCCGACGCCCTTGCCGCTGCGGTGGCTTTGCAACATTTGATCCTGGTTAAGACCGGACAGGAAGCCACGATCGCTTTCGGTGGCGTTATTGGTCGCCGTGAAAACCTGGTGATGGTTAACGAACTGGAGATCAAGACAAAGTCGATCGACGATCTTGACCTTGATACGTTTAATGCGATTTGCATGGTTGATACCCAGCCGGGTACCGGCAATAATTCTTATCCGGCTGATCGGCGAGTGGATCTGGTGATTGATCATCATCAGATAAAAGAGTGCACACAGGCAAGTCGTTGGGTTGATGTTCGTCCTGAATACGGGGCTTCGGCCAGTATCCTTTTCGAATATCTGCAGTCTCAGGAGGTCAAGATCGCCACCAAGTTGGCAACAATCCTCTTTTATGCGATCAAGTCAGAGACAGAAGACCTCGGTCGAGACTGGACCAAGTCGGATCGTGACGCCTACTTGAAACTGATGCCCCTTTGCAATAATCGCATCCTGCATGAAATCACCCATCCAAAATCATCTCGGGTTTATTTTAAGTATTTTGATACGGGTATAAAGAATGCGAAGATTTATGGAAATGCGTTGATTTTTAATCTTTACTTGATTGATCACCCTGAAATTGTCGCGGAAATTGCGGATTTTCTGATGCGTGTTGAGGGCATAGAAATCGTTTTAGGCATAGGTTGTTACCACGAAGAGGGTGTTCTTTCCATGCGAACCAGTCATCAGGAGACCCATGCCGGGATTCTCATGCAAAAGATAGTTGAAGGTCTTGGTACCGGTGGTGGTCATAGTATGACGGCTGGTGGTCAGGTCCGGTCTTTGCCGGCTGAGCGCAGGAGTCTCGGTGCCTTGGAGTATGATTTGGCCGGCCGTCTTCTGGCCGCCCTGGGTCGGGAGCACAGCGAACCTGAACTTCTGGTTAATCACTAG
- a CDS encoding XTP/dITP diphosphatase, translating to MMELVVATRNAGKLKEIRRLLEAQGVGVLGLDQFPELPDVEEDGDTFAANATKKAEEVARATGLPCLADDSGLTVAALDGRPGVYSARFSGEEATDCSNNRKLLVEMASVPENERQAAFCCVMALCLPGQQTRLFEGRVEGHILKQLQGDGGFGYDPLFWLSEFNCTMAELPLDVKNRISHRGQALRQIVEFLT from the coding sequence GTGATGGAACTCGTTGTCGCCACACGAAATGCAGGTAAACTCAAAGAGATTCGTCGGCTCCTCGAAGCACAAGGTGTCGGTGTTCTCGGCCTGGACCAGTTCCCTGAGCTTCCGGATGTCGAAGAGGATGGTGACACCTTTGCGGCCAACGCCACCAAGAAGGCCGAGGAAGTTGCCCGTGCTACGGGTTTGCCTTGCCTGGCCGATGACTCCGGCTTGACCGTTGCTGCTCTTGATGGCCGCCCGGGGGTTTATTCTGCACGTTTCTCCGGTGAAGAGGCCACTGACTGCAGCAATAACCGCAAACTGCTTGTGGAGATGGCTTCAGTCCCTGAGAATGAACGCCAGGCGGCTTTTTGTTGCGTGATGGCCCTCTGTCTGCCCGGTCAACAAACACGTCTGTTCGAAGGTCGTGTTGAGGGTCATATCCTGAAACAGTTACAGGGGGATGGTGGCTTTGGTTATGACCCTCTCTTCTGGTTGTCTGAATTCAACTGCACCATGGCGGAGTTACCGCTTGATGTTAAAAATCGTATCAGCCATCGTGGGCAGGCGTTACGACAAATTGTTGAGTTCCTCACATAG
- a CDS encoding TIGR00725 family protein, with amino-acid sequence MNNCCKTIIGVIGASQPSPEGLVMAEAVGREIASQGAVLACGGLGGVMEAAAKGANEAGGEVLGVLPGSDKAHVNPYVTIAVPTNMGHARNVIIAHTADALIAVEGEYGTLSEAAIACKLCKPVFVLPGGPQLAGTVAVSSPQEAVTLAFESMKR; translated from the coding sequence ATGAACAATTGTTGTAAAACGATTATCGGTGTTATCGGTGCTTCGCAACCTTCGCCAGAGGGCCTGGTTATGGCAGAAGCTGTCGGTCGTGAGATTGCCTCGCAGGGCGCGGTTCTTGCCTGTGGCGGTCTCGGTGGTGTTATGGAAGCCGCTGCAAAGGGGGCAAACGAGGCCGGAGGCGAAGTGCTTGGAGTCCTGCCAGGCTCTGACAAGGCACATGTAAACCCTTACGTGACAATTGCGGTGCCGACAAATATGGGCCATGCTCGCAATGTGATTATTGCTCATACTGCTGATGCTTTGATCGCTGTTGAGGGGGAGTACGGTACCCTCTCCGAGGCGGCGATTGCGTGTAAACTCTGCAAGCCGGTCTTTGTCTTGCCCGGCGGGCCACAACTTGCTGGAACTGTCGCAGTGAGTTCTCCGCAGGAAGCGGTGACTCTTGCTTTTGAAAGTATGAAACGATGA